One Rhizobiales bacterium GAS188 DNA window includes the following coding sequences:
- a CDS encoding NitT/TauT family transport system permease protein yields MSGGRARIMAFLSSDPLRPVFVIVVVFILWQLSVSLFKIPPYLLPTPSSVAGQLVSEWPRLWRETLVTTYATLGGFALSVLFGVPLGVAVVSSRLVESLVYPILVFSQSVPKVAVAPLFVVWFGFGILPKVVVAFLLGFFPIVVATVIGLKSIEPEVLDLARSMKASALAAFVKIRLPSALPSIFGGLKVSITLCVVGAVVGEFVGSNSGIGYLLQIANGNFDLPLMFAALFLLSMLGVLLFTLIDIAERLAIPWHASQRSDRLAALTL; encoded by the coding sequence ATGAGCGGTGGCCGCGCCAGGATCATGGCGTTCCTGAGTTCCGATCCGCTGCGCCCGGTATTCGTCATCGTTGTCGTCTTCATCCTCTGGCAGCTCAGCGTGTCGCTGTTCAAGATCCCGCCCTATCTCTTGCCGACGCCATCCTCCGTCGCAGGCCAGCTCGTCAGCGAATGGCCGCGCCTGTGGCGCGAGACGCTGGTGACCACCTATGCGACGCTCGGCGGCTTCGCGCTCAGCGTCCTCTTCGGCGTGCCGCTCGGCGTCGCGGTCGTGTCCTCGCGGCTCGTCGAGAGCCTCGTCTATCCGATCCTGGTCTTCTCCCAGAGCGTTCCGAAAGTCGCGGTGGCGCCGCTCTTCGTCGTCTGGTTCGGTTTCGGCATTTTGCCCAAGGTGGTGGTCGCCTTCTTGCTCGGCTTCTTCCCGATCGTGGTCGCGACCGTCATCGGGCTGAAATCGATCGAGCCCGAAGTGCTGGATCTCGCGCGCTCCATGAAAGCCTCGGCGCTCGCGGCCTTCGTGAAGATCAGGCTGCCCAGCGCCTTGCCGAGCATATTCGGGGGCCTGAAAGTCTCGATCACGCTCTGCGTCGTGGGTGCGGTCGTCGGCGAATTCGTGGGCTCGAATTCCGGCATCGGCTACCTGCTGCAGATCGCCAACGGCAATTTCGATCTGCCCTTGATGTTCGCGGCGCTGTTCCTGCTCTCGATGCTCGGCGTCTTGCTGTTCACCTTGATCGACATCGCCGAGCGGCTGGCCATTCCCTGGCACGCCTCGCAGCGATCCGATAGGCTCGCGGCATTGACGCTCTGA
- a CDS encoding carbohydrate ABC transporter ATP-binding protein, CUT1 family has protein sequence MRAGSDVDVRGVEIGYGTLKVLEKLDLHIAASEFVVLLGPSGCGKSTLLNAIAGLIDIQAGQIWIGGRNATWDEPKDRGIAMVFQSYALYPRMTTRGNMSFGLKVAGMPQPEIGRRVQDVAQMLQITELLDRRPSELSGGQRQRVAIGRALVREAGVYLFDEPLSNLDAQLRAELRVEIKRLHQRLKATMIYVTHDQIEALTLADRIAVMKDRIIQQLGTPQEIYQRPANRFVASFVGSPAMNFVPGAIRLSAGGATFEAEGFGLPMAGYRFATAPKDGAKVELGVRPEHVEMASNGLQAVIEMIEPMGSDQLAWTRLGGAPASLRLPAESAVRAGDRVSISISPAKASLFDFTSGQRL, from the coding sequence ATGCGCGCAGGCAGCGATGTCGATGTCAGAGGCGTAGAGATCGGCTACGGCACGCTCAAAGTGCTCGAGAAGCTCGACCTCCACATCGCGGCGTCGGAGTTCGTCGTGCTGCTCGGCCCGTCCGGTTGCGGCAAGTCGACGTTGCTCAACGCCATTGCGGGCTTGATCGACATCCAGGCCGGCCAGATCTGGATCGGCGGGCGGAACGCCACCTGGGACGAGCCGAAGGATCGCGGCATCGCGATGGTGTTCCAATCCTATGCGCTCTACCCGCGCATGACGACGCGCGGCAACATGTCCTTCGGCCTGAAGGTCGCGGGCATGCCGCAGCCGGAGATTGGCCGCCGCGTGCAGGACGTGGCCCAGATGCTGCAGATCACCGAGCTGTTGGATCGTCGACCATCCGAATTGTCCGGCGGCCAGCGGCAGCGCGTCGCGATCGGCCGCGCCCTCGTCCGCGAAGCCGGCGTCTATCTCTTCGACGAACCGCTCTCCAATCTCGATGCGCAATTGCGCGCCGAGCTGCGCGTCGAGATCAAGCGGCTGCATCAACGCCTGAAGGCGACCATGATCTATGTCACTCACGATCAGATCGAAGCCTTGACCTTGGCTGATCGCATCGCGGTGATGAAGGACCGGATCATCCAGCAGCTCGGCACGCCCCAGGAGATTTACCAGCGCCCGGCGAACCGCTTCGTCGCGTCGTTCGTCGGGTCGCCGGCGATGAATTTCGTGCCCGGAGCGATAAGGCTGAGCGCCGGCGGCGCCACATTCGAAGCGGAGGGTTTTGGCCTCCCGATGGCGGGCTATCGCTTCGCCACCGCGCCGAAGGACGGCGCCAAGGTCGAGCTCGGCGTGCGTCCCGAGCATGTCGAAATGGCTTCCAACGGCTTGCAGGCCGTCATCGAGATGATCGAGCCGATGGGCAGCGATCAGCTGGCCTGGACGCGCCTCGGCGGCGCACCCGCTTCGCTGCGCCTTCCGGCGGAATCGGCGGTTCGAGCCGGCGATCGCGTCTCGATCTCGATTTCACCCGCCAAAGCTAGTCTCTTCGACTTCACCTCCGGTCAACGTCTGTAA
- a CDS encoding Sugar phosphate isomerase/epimerase: MPSDKEHLMRPLDGLSFQLYSARKLEPLESQFELLAGLGYKRVEPFGGLLGDPARLKTLLDRHGMTAPSCHVGMDRLRADVKAAVKICKDLGVATIFAPAPLIGERDGGEAEWRALGKELAGIGKAVNAEGLVFGWHNHHWEYGKAADGRTYLDVMFAEAPDLAWQADLAWIKRGGGDPADELKRHKNRVISCHIKDIAPAGQCLDEDGWADPGHGVLDWTALLPVMKEVGVKLFVAEHDNPNDVARFARRAAETISHWA, translated from the coding sequence ATGCCCTCCGACAAGGAACATCTCATGAGGCCGCTCGACGGATTGTCATTCCAACTCTACTCGGCGCGCAAGCTCGAGCCGCTCGAAAGTCAATTCGAGCTGCTGGCGGGCCTCGGCTATAAGCGGGTCGAGCCGTTCGGAGGGCTGCTCGGCGATCCGGCCCGCCTGAAGACGCTCCTCGACCGGCATGGGATGACGGCGCCCAGCTGTCATGTCGGCATGGATCGCCTGCGGGCCGACGTCAAAGCGGCCGTCAAGATCTGCAAGGATCTCGGCGTTGCGACGATCTTCGCCCCGGCGCCGTTGATCGGTGAGCGCGATGGCGGCGAAGCCGAATGGCGCGCGCTCGGCAAGGAGCTCGCCGGCATCGGCAAGGCCGTGAATGCCGAAGGCCTCGTCTTCGGCTGGCATAATCATCACTGGGAATACGGCAAGGCCGCCGACGGCAGGACCTATCTCGACGTGATGTTCGCCGAAGCTCCCGACCTTGCCTGGCAGGCCGACCTCGCTTGGATCAAACGGGGCGGCGGCGATCCCGCAGACGAGCTCAAGCGTCACAAGAACCGCGTCATCTCCTGCCACATCAAGGATATTGCACCTGCGGGACAATGCCTCGATGAAGACGGATGGGCAGATCCCGGCCATGGCGTGCTCGACTGGACGGCGCTCCTCCCCGTCATGAAGGAGGTCGGCGTCAAGCTGTTCGTCGCCGAGCATGACAATCCGAACGACGTTGCGCGTTTTGCGCGCCGCGCCGCCGAAACCATCTCGCATTGGGCTTGA
- a CDS encoding NitT/TauT family transport system ATP-binding protein, translating into MTAARLRDDVSAAATVVTMPVRPRNLIELRAVEKSYGSLRSLNPIDLTVKAGEFIVIVGPSGCGKSTLLKLIAGLLAPSAGEIVLEGKRVRGPPDDIGIVFQTPVLLAWRSVMSNIMLQIEMRGLRQAAYVERAKALIKTSGLEGFEDKYPWQLSGGMQQRAAICRALVHDPSLLLMDEPFGALDAMTREKMNAGLQRIWLETRKTVVLITHSIAEAVFLADRVVVMSQRPGSIEAVYDVGLPRPRPLSLMAKPEFTEITEKIRHHFFTDGAVD; encoded by the coding sequence TTGACGGCAGCGAGGCTGCGTGACGACGTCTCTGCCGCCGCGACCGTCGTGACTATGCCGGTGCGACCGCGCAACCTGATCGAGCTGCGCGCGGTCGAGAAGAGCTATGGGTCGCTGAGGTCGCTCAACCCCATCGATCTCACCGTCAAGGCGGGCGAGTTCATCGTCATCGTCGGCCCGTCGGGCTGCGGCAAGAGCACGCTTCTCAAGCTGATCGCCGGCCTCTTGGCTCCGAGCGCCGGCGAGATCGTGCTCGAAGGCAAGCGCGTCCGCGGCCCGCCCGACGATATCGGCATCGTCTTCCAGACGCCGGTCCTGCTCGCCTGGCGCAGCGTGATGTCGAACATCATGTTGCAGATCGAGATGCGCGGCTTGCGCCAGGCCGCCTATGTCGAGCGCGCCAAGGCCCTGATCAAGACGTCGGGCCTCGAAGGCTTCGAGGACAAATATCCGTGGCAGCTTTCGGGCGGCATGCAGCAGCGCGCCGCCATTTGCCGGGCGCTGGTGCATGATCCGTCCTTGCTCCTGATGGACGAGCCCTTCGGGGCGCTCGACGCCATGACGCGCGAGAAGATGAATGCCGGTTTGCAACGCATCTGGCTCGAGACCCGCAAGACCGTGGTGCTGATCACCCATTCGATCGCCGAAGCCGTGTTCCTCGCCGATCGCGTGGTGGTGATGAGCCAGCGCCCGGGCTCGATCGAGGCGGTCTATGATGTCGGCCTCCCGCGTCCTCGCCCCCTCAGCCTGATGGCGAAGCCGGAATTCACCGAGATCACCGAGAAGATCCGCCACCATTTCTTCACGGACGGCGCGGTCGATTGA
- a CDS encoding NADPH:quinone reductase: protein MTLAERQTQLPADAVEASCVRLDAKASEVAAIDARLERLHLARAEPADALVEIGAAAVNPSDVKAAIGMMPYAVFPRTPGRDFAGTVIAGPSELLGVEVFGSSGDLGIRRDGTHATHLVVEAQALVRKPANIGLAEAAGIGVPFVTALEGYRRAGMPKPGEIVLVMGLNGKVGQAAAQIAAWRGATVIGVVRKAEPYAGHANAPVAVIDASAGDVAARLREITGGKGADIVFNTVGDPYFQDAHRSLAVLGRQILIAAVDKLVQFNIFEFYRGRHTYVGVDTLALSSVAAADILRELAPGFASGELKPFPIEKKAVFALAEAKQAYEAVMASSRDRVILDPKR from the coding sequence ATGACGCTTGCCGAACGCCAGACGCAGCTGCCGGCCGATGCCGTCGAGGCGAGCTGCGTCCGCCTCGACGCCAAGGCGAGCGAGGTCGCGGCCATCGATGCGCGCCTGGAGCGGCTGCACCTCGCGCGGGCCGAGCCGGCCGATGCGCTGGTCGAGATCGGCGCGGCGGCTGTCAATCCTTCCGATGTCAAGGCCGCGATCGGCATGATGCCTTATGCGGTGTTCCCGCGCACGCCGGGCCGAGATTTCGCCGGCACCGTGATCGCGGGGCCAAGCGAGCTCCTGGGCGTCGAAGTGTTCGGCTCCTCGGGCGATCTCGGCATCAGGCGCGACGGCACGCATGCGACGCATCTCGTGGTGGAGGCGCAAGCCCTGGTGCGCAAGCCCGCCAATATCGGCCTCGCGGAAGCTGCCGGCATCGGCGTGCCCTTCGTCACCGCGCTCGAAGGCTATCGGCGGGCCGGCATGCCCAAGCCCGGCGAGATCGTGCTGGTCATGGGGCTCAACGGCAAGGTCGGCCAGGCGGCAGCCCAGATCGCAGCCTGGCGCGGCGCGACCGTCATCGGCGTGGTGCGCAAGGCCGAACCCTATGCGGGCCATGCGAATGCACCCGTCGCCGTCATCGACGCCTCGGCAGGCGATGTCGCCGCGCGGCTGCGTGAGATCACCGGCGGCAAGGGGGCGGACATCGTCTTCAACACCGTCGGCGATCCCTATTTCCAGGACGCGCATCGCTCGCTCGCGGTGCTCGGCCGCCAGATCCTGATCGCCGCCGTCGACAAGCTGGTGCAGTTCAACATCTTCGAGTTCTATCGCGGGCGCCACACTTATGTCGGCGTCGACACGCTCGCTTTGTCCTCGGTCGCGGCCGCCGATATCCTGCGCGAGCTCGCGCCCGGCTTCGCCAGCGGCGAACTCAAGCCCTTCCCGATCGAGAAGAAGGCTGTCTTTGCCCTCGCTGAGGCGAAGCAAGCCTATGAGGCGGTGATGGCCTCCTCGCGCGACCGCGTCATCCTCGACCCGAAACGATGA
- a CDS encoding Uncharacterized conserved protein, DUF849 family, with the protein MRRPLEKVIITCAVTGNLTTPDQTPHLPITPQEIADACLGAAEAGAAITHIHVREPATGKPSMEIGYYREVVERIRARNTQLILNLTTGPGGRFVPSPDDPKIAAPGTTLITPEKRVEHIALLKPEICTLDLNTMNSGGQVVINTPGNVRRMAKVIRAAGVKPEIELFDSGDIALMQDLLKDGTLSGPVLCSFVLGVAYGFQPSPETVLYARNLLPPDAAFTTIGIGRSAFTMVAQSYLAGGHVRVGLEDAVYLAKGMLAASNAVMVEKARRIVEDLGGQIATPREAREIIGLPARLAGSKAA; encoded by the coding sequence ATGCGCAGACCGCTCGAGAAAGTCATCATCACTTGCGCGGTGACCGGCAACCTGACGACGCCGGATCAGACGCCGCATCTGCCGATCACACCTCAAGAGATCGCCGATGCCTGTCTCGGCGCAGCCGAGGCCGGCGCCGCCATCACGCATATCCATGTGCGCGAGCCTGCGACCGGCAAGCCGTCGATGGAGATCGGCTATTACCGCGAAGTGGTCGAGCGCATCCGCGCCCGGAACACGCAGCTGATCCTCAACCTGACGACGGGGCCGGGCGGACGTTTCGTGCCGTCACCCGACGATCCCAAGATAGCGGCGCCCGGCACCACGCTGATCACGCCCGAGAAGCGCGTCGAGCATATCGCGTTGCTGAAGCCCGAGATCTGCACGCTCGACCTCAACACCATGAATTCCGGCGGGCAGGTGGTCATCAACACGCCGGGCAATGTGCGGCGCATGGCCAAGGTGATCCGCGCGGCGGGCGTCAAGCCGGAGATCGAGTTGTTCGATTCCGGCGACATCGCGCTGATGCAGGATCTTCTCAAGGACGGCACTCTATCCGGGCCGGTGCTCTGCTCCTTCGTGCTCGGCGTCGCCTATGGCTTCCAGCCGAGCCCGGAAACGGTTCTCTATGCCCGCAATCTGCTGCCGCCGGACGCCGCCTTCACGACCATCGGCATCGGCCGCTCGGCCTTCACCATGGTGGCGCAATCCTATCTCGCCGGCGGCCATGTCAGGGTCGGCCTCGAGGACGCGGTCTACCTCGCCAAGGGCATGCTCGCTGCGTCGAACGCCGTGATGGTCGAAAAGGCGCGCCGCATCGTCGAGGATCTCGGCGGCCAGATCGCCACGCCCCGCGAAGCCCGCGAGATCATCGGGCTGCCCGCCCGTCTCGCCGGCTCCAAGGCCGCCTGA
- a CDS encoding catechol 1,2-dioxygenase, producing MIIDNEASVTPAVLEAMAQAPDARLREIMASLVRHLHDFAREVRLTEEEWDIGMDALNRIGKATNDTHNEGILFSDAIGFSTLVCLLNNGQNGATETASALLGPFWRKNSPRTENGGSILRSQTPGPALFASCRIRDPQGRPLAGVEVDVWQSSPVGLYENQDPQQADMNLRGKFTTDAEGRFWFRSVKPAGYPVPTGGPVGDMLRAQRRHEFRPAHLHFLAFKQGFKTLITQVFVDDDERLETDVVFGVTQHLIGDYRRHDEAAAAADVTPPWYSLDYEFVMEPGEAKLPNPPIK from the coding sequence ATGATCATCGACAACGAAGCTTCCGTCACGCCGGCAGTACTCGAGGCCATGGCGCAGGCGCCCGATGCGCGGCTGCGCGAGATCATGGCGTCGCTGGTGCGGCATCTGCATGATTTTGCACGCGAGGTCCGCCTGACCGAGGAGGAATGGGACATCGGCATGGATGCGCTCAACCGCATCGGCAAGGCGACGAACGACACGCATAATGAGGGTATCTTGTTCTCGGACGCGATCGGCTTCTCGACCTTGGTGTGCCTGCTCAACAACGGGCAGAATGGCGCGACGGAGACGGCCTCGGCGCTGCTCGGCCCCTTCTGGCGCAAGAACTCGCCGCGCACCGAGAATGGCGGCTCGATCCTGCGTTCGCAAACGCCGGGCCCTGCCCTCTTCGCTTCGTGCCGCATCCGCGATCCGCAGGGGCGCCCGCTCGCCGGCGTCGAGGTCGATGTCTGGCAATCCTCGCCGGTCGGCCTCTACGAGAACCAGGACCCGCAGCAGGCCGACATGAACCTGCGCGGCAAGTTCACCACCGACGCCGAGGGCCGCTTCTGGTTCCGCTCGGTCAAGCCGGCCGGCTATCCGGTGCCGACCGGCGGCCCGGTCGGCGACATGCTGCGCGCCCAGCGCCGCCACGAGTTCCGCCCGGCCCATCTGCATTTCCTGGCTTTCAAGCAAGGCTTCAAGACGCTGATCACCCAGGTCTTCGTCGACGACGATGAGCGCCTCGAGACCGATGTCGTGTTCGGCGTGACCCAACATCTGATCGGCGATTATCGCCGCCATGACGAAGCAGCGGCGGCCGCGGACGTCACGCCGCCTTGGTACAGCCTCGACTACGAGTTCGTGATGGAACCGGGCGAAGCAAAGCTCCCCAACCCGCCGATCAAGTGA
- a CDS encoding 3-oxoacyl-[acyl-carrier protein] reductase codes for MTYPRSLTGKAALVIGGAGGIGAATARLLAEAGARTAITHRQGSGKAEAAHAILAGLPGEGHKAFPADVADTASLLALRDEIQAAFGRLDILVNTSGFTKPIPHDDLEALDDAFIDRMFEVNWRGQFAAIRTFVPMLKATGDGLIVSVSSISGITGSGSNIAYCATKAGIDVMTKSLARVLAPQVRVLGVAPGAVDTSFVPGRGAEFNAKAAATTPMKRIALAEDVAAAILACATHLGFATGTTILVDGGRSL; via the coding sequence ATGACCTATCCCCGTTCGCTTACCGGCAAGGCGGCGCTCGTCATCGGCGGCGCGGGTGGCATCGGGGCCGCGACCGCGCGGCTGCTGGCCGAAGCCGGCGCCAGGACCGCCATCACGCATCGCCAGGGCAGCGGCAAGGCCGAGGCGGCCCATGCGATCCTCGCCGGCCTGCCGGGCGAGGGCCATAAGGCCTTCCCGGCCGATGTCGCGGACACCGCCTCGCTTCTCGCATTGCGCGACGAGATCCAGGCCGCGTTCGGCAGGCTCGACATCCTGGTCAATACTTCAGGCTTCACCAAGCCGATCCCGCATGACGATCTCGAGGCGCTGGACGACGCCTTCATCGACCGCATGTTCGAGGTCAATTGGCGCGGCCAATTCGCGGCGATCCGCACCTTCGTGCCCATGCTGAAGGCCACGGGCGACGGGCTGATCGTCTCGGTCTCCTCGATCTCCGGCATCACCGGCAGCGGCTCGAACATCGCCTATTGCGCCACCAAGGCTGGCATCGACGTGATGACGAAATCGCTGGCGCGCGTGCTGGCGCCGCAAGTGCGCGTGCTCGGCGTCGCACCCGGCGCCGTCGATACCAGCTTCGTGCCGGGGCGCGGCGCCGAGTTCAACGCCAAGGCGGCCGCGACCACGCCCATGAAGCGCATTGCGCTCGCAGAGGATGTGGCGGCCGCGATCCTCGCCTGCGCCACTCATCTCGGCTTCGCCACCGGCACCACGATTCTGGTCGATGGCGGCCGTTCGCTCTGA
- a CDS encoding Predicted dehydrogenase, which produces MTTDSMATLGVGIIGCGVISDIYMKNMGKFQGLKLVACADIREDAARFAAERHGIAARSIDAVLASRDIDIVVNLTVPAAHFEVSQAALLAGKHVFGEKPLCVEPEQGRSLVAQAAHRGLKLGCAPDTFLGAGGRLAREIVDSGKIGTILSGTCFLMSHGMEHWHPDPEFFFKRGGGPILDMAPYYLAALVNLIGPVASVQASTSAGFAERIVTAEGPRKGHAIKVETPTTVMALVRFANGADITFVMSWDVWKHGHPAIELYGTLGSLRVPDPNFFGGAVEYSERGGDWISVDSSDKPFGKANWRSPNWAPAMPDRANYRCLGVAELASAAVRNTPHRSSGALASHVLDAMHAILGAGAHGGTVEVGSRIERPAALSDADAASLAH; this is translated from the coding sequence ATGACGACAGATTCGATGGCAACACTTGGCGTCGGCATCATCGGATGCGGTGTCATATCCGACATCTACATGAAAAACATGGGCAAGTTTCAAGGGCTGAAGCTCGTCGCCTGCGCCGATATCCGCGAGGACGCGGCGCGGTTCGCGGCGGAAAGGCATGGCATTGCGGCGCGCAGCATCGATGCCGTGCTCGCGAGCCGGGACATCGACATCGTCGTGAACCTGACAGTTCCCGCCGCGCATTTCGAGGTGAGCCAAGCGGCGCTCCTCGCCGGCAAGCATGTATTCGGAGAAAAGCCGCTTTGCGTCGAGCCTGAGCAGGGGCGAAGCCTGGTCGCGCAAGCCGCGCACCGCGGCCTCAAGCTCGGCTGCGCACCCGACACCTTTCTCGGAGCAGGCGGGCGTCTCGCGCGCGAGATCGTCGATTCCGGAAAGATCGGCACAATCCTCTCCGGCACTTGCTTCCTCATGTCGCACGGCATGGAGCATTGGCACCCGGATCCGGAGTTCTTCTTCAAGCGAGGCGGCGGACCCATTCTTGACATGGCCCCATATTACCTCGCGGCGCTGGTCAACCTGATCGGGCCCGTGGCCAGCGTCCAGGCGAGCACATCGGCCGGCTTCGCAGAGCGCATCGTGACGGCCGAAGGACCGCGCAAGGGTCATGCGATCAAGGTCGAGACGCCGACCACCGTCATGGCGTTGGTGCGCTTCGCGAACGGGGCCGACATCACATTCGTCATGAGCTGGGACGTGTGGAAGCATGGCCACCCCGCGATCGAGCTCTACGGAACGCTGGGCTCCTTGCGGGTACCGGACCCGAATTTCTTCGGCGGCGCCGTGGAATACAGCGAGCGTGGTGGCGACTGGATCAGCGTCGATTCCAGCGACAAGCCCTTCGGCAAGGCCAATTGGCGTTCTCCCAACTGGGCCCCGGCGATGCCGGATCGCGCCAATTACCGCTGTCTCGGCGTTGCCGAGCTCGCGAGCGCGGCTGTCCGCAACACGCCGCACCGATCATCGGGAGCGCTCGCGAGCCATGTGCTCGACGCGATGCATGCCATCCTGGGCGCCGGCGCGCATGGCGGAACGGTCGAAGTGGGCTCGCGCATCGAACGTCCCGCGGCGCTGAGCGACGCGGACGCCGCCAGCCTCGCCCATTGA
- a CDS encoding NitT/TauT family transport system substrate-binding protein — MRRTSILLAMGLLLSVAGNALAADKVTLLLNWYTYGEHAPFYLGLADGIYAKQGIELEIQEGRGSGVTVQAVGAGSATFGYADIGTMIKAASKGTPVKAVGILLQTSPMSAMGFAAKGIEAPKDFPGKTVVLTPGDSFSQIWPVLLKLNNIPEGEIKILSGDAATKRNAVVNGQADLLLGNINDQKPTIEEVTGKPIKAVLFSDFGVNTVNGGLFANTDTITAKPDLVKRFMLASTLAAEAAQKDPAAAVAALLKAAPKAGKVETVSASWAVTMPLLHTKRTLSDRPFHASKEDVAETMDVMAKYGGVEVKTSEVDKYYTNEFLP, encoded by the coding sequence ATGCGCAGGACATCGATCCTATTGGCGATGGGGCTCCTCTTGTCGGTCGCCGGCAATGCGCTCGCGGCCGACAAGGTGACGCTGCTCTTGAACTGGTACACCTATGGCGAGCACGCCCCGTTCTATCTCGGCCTCGCCGACGGCATCTATGCCAAACAGGGGATCGAGCTCGAGATCCAGGAGGGGCGAGGCTCGGGCGTGACCGTGCAGGCGGTCGGCGCCGGCTCCGCGACCTTCGGCTATGCCGATATCGGCACCATGATCAAGGCCGCCTCCAAGGGCACTCCGGTCAAGGCGGTCGGCATCCTGTTGCAGACGAGCCCCATGTCGGCGATGGGTTTTGCTGCCAAGGGCATCGAGGCGCCGAAGGATTTCCCCGGCAAGACCGTGGTGCTGACACCGGGCGATTCCTTCTCGCAGATCTGGCCGGTGTTGCTGAAGCTGAACAACATCCCGGAGGGAGAGATCAAGATCCTCTCCGGCGACGCCGCCACCAAGCGCAACGCCGTGGTGAACGGCCAGGCCGATCTGCTGCTCGGCAACATCAACGATCAGAAGCCGACCATCGAGGAGGTGACCGGCAAGCCGATCAAGGCGGTGCTGTTCAGCGATTTCGGCGTGAACACCGTGAATGGCGGCCTGTTCGCCAATACGGATACGATCACCGCTAAGCCCGATCTCGTCAAACGCTTCATGCTCGCTTCGACGCTCGCCGCCGAAGCCGCCCAGAAGGATCCGGCGGCGGCAGTTGCGGCGCTGCTCAAGGCGGCGCCCAAGGCCGGCAAGGTCGAGACCGTCAGCGCGAGCTGGGCGGTGACGATGCCGCTCCTGCACACCAAGCGCACCCTGAGCGACCGCCCCTTCCACGCCAGCAAGGAGGATGTCGCCGAGACCATGGACGTCATGGCGAAATATGGTGGGGTCGAGGTCAAGACGAGCGAGGTCGACAAATACTACACCAACGAGTTCCTGCCTTGA
- a CDS encoding shikimate dehydrogenase — translation MISGTTRLYAIIGDPITHVRVPMVFNDYFARHSIDAACFAIEVKEGRLDDAWGGFAAMANLDGFIVTMPHKGEAKRLSDRLAGDAAHVGVVNTVRREQDGSFTGTLLDGCGFVAGLRAKGHDPAGKRIFIAGAGGAGQALAFALAAIGASALTIHNRNPAKAADLVARLAAAYPRLTVAQGDEDASGHDIAVNATALGMRAEDELPFSLASVAPATLVAEVVMAHEMTPLLTAASAKGCEVQPGRHMLDGQLQMMMEFFGLARGTR, via the coding sequence ATGATCAGCGGAACCACAAGGCTTTACGCCATCATCGGCGATCCCATCACCCATGTGCGGGTGCCCATGGTCTTCAACGACTATTTCGCGCGCCACAGCATCGACGCGGCCTGTTTCGCGATCGAGGTCAAGGAGGGGCGGCTCGACGATGCCTGGGGCGGATTTGCGGCCATGGCCAATCTCGACGGCTTCATCGTCACCATGCCCCATAAGGGGGAGGCGAAGCGCTTGAGCGACAGGCTCGCGGGCGATGCCGCGCATGTCGGCGTCGTCAACACGGTACGGCGGGAACAAGACGGCAGCTTCACCGGCACGCTGCTCGACGGCTGCGGCTTCGTCGCCGGCCTACGAGCCAAGGGCCATGATCCCGCCGGCAAGCGCATCTTCATCGCAGGCGCCGGAGGGGCGGGGCAGGCGCTCGCTTTCGCGCTCGCAGCGATCGGAGCCAGCGCCCTCACCATCCATAACCGCAACCCCGCGAAAGCAGCCGATCTCGTCGCCCGCCTGGCAGCGGCCTATCCGCGCCTGACCGTGGCCCAGGGCGACGAGGATGCGTCAGGCCATGACATCGCCGTCAATGCCACTGCGCTCGGCATGCGGGCCGAGGACGAGCTGCCCTTCAGCCTTGCCTCGGTGGCTCCCGCGACGCTGGTCGCCGAAGTGGTGATGGCACATGAGATGACGCCATTGCTGACCGCGGCCAGTGCGAAAGGGTGCGAGGTGCAGCCGGGGCGTCATATGCTCGACGGGCAGTTGCAGATGATGATGGAGTTCTTCGGCTTGGCGCGCGGCACGCGTTGA